The genomic stretch TAGTAAGAACAAGAGTTGTCTTAAGAGATCAACTTCTGGTAAGAAAGTTAAGCCAGTGCACAGTAAATAAACGGTATTTTAATGTGTTACAAAAGTAGTCAATAGCCAGAGCAGCTCCCGACACGCCCGCTACCACTCGCATTGACAAAGATTTTCTCCTGCTCGAGGTGGAAGCGCTGCTCCCCTGCTCATGTCTGTGTCTGTTTTGTAACACAAATCCCGTTTACATTCGTGGTTCAGGTTAGCACATACAGGCAGTCTGCAATAAAGCCCAGTATCCTTCCAAAGCCTTTAGGGCTGGTCAGTCACACCTGGAAGAGATTTATCTGCACTGTCATGTGGATCATGTCACCAAAATGAGATACAAAATTCAGTTTCAGACAGTTGCTTTAGTAACAACCTAAAGACATGAAGACAAGAAACTGAGCAAGAGCATCAATGTGTCAAACTTTGAGCtaaagcaaaaagcagaagttggctgtgttttttccatttgccAGGTAATCTTTTAATGACAAATataaaaagactgaaaacatCTCACTCcgactgccttttttttttttaaacaaatggtCTGCTTTTATAATTACAAATATTGTGTAATACAATACTTTCTTTGTACTGCAAACCAACAAATACAAGGATGCAATCAATTTTCTAAGCATCTCTAAATTTGAAATGtgaattactattttttttttaatttggaaagtTCTTAATAATTGTTCATTTTCGTTAGAAGGTAACTCAAAGTACAACAACATCTAGATCTGTTTTTAAAGGAGCTGTCTTTCCTGACACATCTTTGAACATAAGCACTCCTTTCGAGTTCAGTACATTCACAAATAGCTCAATTAAGAACAGCATCACCAATGAATTGACTACTGGAAAGAGACAAAATTTACCAAACATACAGAAATATAAGTTTTACCATCGCAATTATGCATATCAAAAGATGACacctgtaattaattttaaaaagatacaaaaaagagaaaaacctgaattacagaaaagaaagtcatatttatttaatgaaaaactagaagttaataaaaattagcaaatacacaaaaaatatacacaaacagcagcaatacTATGTAGTGACTTACAaagaggggtggggaggaggggaagcagcGGCCAGAGACCAGACCGCTCAACATGGCTTGTCAGTcaaagggggaggaaaaaaacacaaacaaaaacacgAAACAGTATCCTTTTCAACAGTACAATCAATCTACAAACAagtttttagaattattttacaACATTTCCTGTAGAATCAATTCTTAATACAAAAGATGCCCATTTTGggtgtatatatattttcagtGGTTTACTGTTgacttattttaaatatattagtTACTACATGCAACTGCTTCCTGTAATTTAACagcctttccttttatttaccTTCATTTATGTCTACCCTCCATCTACCAAATAATTTGTCTGACAGTCAAAGATGGTTACCCTATTTCTGCTAAATTAAATGCAATGGTTTTATTTAAACACTGGCCTGAAGAGGTTTGATTGCCGTTTCAACACATGGATATAGTTACGTTGATGCCTAAATTGCCATTTTCTGCGAAGAGCTGTGCAATGCTGGTGTCAAAGACTAGACAGTCACTATTCATAATGGCTGTTGCAATTCCCTCATGAATGGATCGAGGAGTTGCTTCCCAAGTCAATCGCCGCCTATGCCCGTTTAGCTCGAGTCGATAAGCAAAGTTTTCTGCTTGCTTGCGTGTTCCTATCAGCTGTACAATTGCAAAGAACTGCTGGTGACCatcatatttttcctgtttctccaaCACTAGCATGAAATGAAAGCCAAAACAAGACTGCATCATAACCCAGTCAACAGCACCAGGAAGATTAATGTCCGTGGCCAGGAACACTATATCTTCTCCCTGCAGCGTTGTAATTGACTTATGCTGATGCATCAGGTGCGGCATTACAGCATCCAGAGAGCCTTGCCATTTACATGAAgcaccaggacagggacaggagtaAGGCCTAAACTCACACAGCTCCTCATGgtctgctttttctgtgtgtggCAAAGTTATCTCGCAGCCGGAAGAGGCGTATTTACACGGGAATAGTACGGAATTGGCAACTTTCTCCATAGCCAGGTTACGGATGGAGCCCAGCGGGCCTCGGCAAGTGGGGCAGCACGTGA from Catharus ustulatus isolate bCatUst1 chromosome 11, bCatUst1.pri.v2, whole genome shotgun sequence encodes the following:
- the SIAH1 gene encoding E3 ubiquitin-protein ligase SIAH1 isoform X1, translating into MTGRSASSGPYSWKGVWSACLPGSKTCKGKEMSRQTATALPTGTSKCTPSQRVPALTGTTASNNDLASLFECPVCFDYVLPPILQCQSGHLVCSNCRPKLTCCPTCRGPLGSIRNLAMEKVANSVLFPCKYASSGCEITLPHTEKADHEELCEFRPYSCPCPGASCKWQGSLDAVMPHLMHQHKSITTLQGEDIVFLATDINLPGAVDWVMMQSCFGFHFMLVLEKQEKYDGHQQFFAIVQLIGTRKQAENFAYRLELNGHRRRLTWEATPRSIHEGIATAIMNSDCLVFDTSIAQLFAENGNLGINVTISMC
- the SIAH1 gene encoding E3 ubiquitin-protein ligase SIAH1 isoform X2, which codes for MSRQTATALPTGTSKCTPSQRVPALTGTTASNNDLASLFECPVCFDYVLPPILQCQSGHLVCSNCRPKLTCCPTCRGPLGSIRNLAMEKVANSVLFPCKYASSGCEITLPHTEKADHEELCEFRPYSCPCPGASCKWQGSLDAVMPHLMHQHKSITTLQGEDIVFLATDINLPGAVDWVMMQSCFGFHFMLVLEKQEKYDGHQQFFAIVQLIGTRKQAENFAYRLELNGHRRRLTWEATPRSIHEGIATAIMNSDCLVFDTSIAQLFAENGNLGINVTISMC